One Silene latifolia isolate original U9 population chromosome 4, ASM4854445v1, whole genome shotgun sequence DNA segment encodes these proteins:
- the LOC141653662 gene encoding UDP-glycosyltransferase 76B1-like, with protein MEMKQENKISCRVILFPQPYIGHLTPMLNLGNALHSKGFSITIIQTRFNALNQTEYPNFEFYYIEDPMSKDAAPWSTGSLKTIALLNKTCSGVFRDCLSRILEDASINKEAVACLIADPLWEFVGSIADEFNLPRLGLRTGGLLAVILYDSLSLLREKGYFQEFEQEAVVAEVPPLKVKDLPSEEYHEPIAIMAKETRSYCQGIICNTFKELEGSILDRVRSTLRSIPIFPIGPLHKYAPTNLDSIITPEQTSITWLNTQAPNSVLYVSFGTLAAISKEQFLEVAWGIANSEQPFLWAVRPRLIDGFGTDDALFSDAFLKIVNERSHIVAWAPQKEVLAHPAVGGFWTHCGWNSTIESICEGVPMICLPFFGDQKMNARHLSDVLKIALQLEKGLNREDIEKTIRRLMVEKEGDNMRKRAAALKLKAEQCITEGGSSDESLDRLTSHILSFCEIEKMPVQNQLKQ; from the exons ATGGAGATGAAGCAAGAGAACAAGATATCTTGTAGAGTAATATTATTTCCTCAGCCATATATTGGCCATTTAACCCCAATGCTCAATCTTGGAAATGCCCTTCATTCAAAAGGCTTCTCAATCACGATAATTCAAACACGGTTTAACGCTCTCAACCAAACAGAATACCCAAACTTTGAATTTTACTACATTGAAGATCCCATGTCAAAAGACGCAGCTCCCTGGTCAACGGGTTCTCTAAAAACAATAGCATTATTAAACAAGACTTGTTCGGGGGTATTTCGGGATTGTTTGTCACGCATATTAGAGGATGCTTCCATTAACAAGGAAGCGGTTGCTTGCCTTATTGCAGACCCTTTGTGGGAGTTTGTAGGGAGTATTGCTGATGAATTCAATTTACCGAGGCTTGGCTTACGAACTGGTGGCTTGTTGGCTGTTATTCTTTATGACTCTTTATCACTTCTTCGTGAGAAAGGCTACTTTCAAG AATTTGAACAAGAAGCAGTAGTGGCAGAGGTTCCACCCCTGAAAGTGAAAGACCTTCCATCAGAAGAATATCATGAGCCAATAGCTATAATGGCAAAAGAAACCAGAAGCTACTGTCAGGGAATCATCTGCAACACATTCAAGGAACTTGAAGGATCTATACTAGACAGAGTTCGTTCAACTCTTCGTTCTATTCCAATCTTTCCAATAGGTCCACTACACAAATACGCTCCAACTAATTTGGATAGTATCATTACTCCAGAACAGACTTCCATCACTTGGCTTAATACCCAAGCACCCAATTCTGTACTTTATGTGAGTTTTGGAACTCTTGCAGCAATTAGCAAGGAACAGTTTTTAGAGGTGGCATGGGGAATAGCCAATAGCGAGCAACCATTCTTGTGGGCAGTTCGGCCTAGGTTGATAGATGGGTTTGGCACAGACGATGCTTTATTTTCAGACGCTTTCTTAAAGATTGTTAATGAAAGGAGCCATATCGTCGCGTGGGCCCCTCAAAAAGAGGTATTGGCCCATCCGGCTGTAGGCGGGTTTTGGACTCACTGTGGGTGGAATTCAACGATTGAGAGTATTTGTGAAGGAGTGCCTATGATTTGCCTTCCATTCTTCGGCGATCAAAAGATGAATGCTAGACACTTAAGTGATGTTTTAAAGATTGCGTTGCAGCTGGAGAAAGGACTGAACAGGGAAGATATAGAAAAAACGATCAGACGACTGATGGTTGAAAAGGAAGGTGACAATATGAGGAAAAGAGCAGCAGCTTTGAAATTGAAAGCAGAACAATGTATCACGGAAGGAGGGTCTTCAGACGAATCATTAGATCGACTTACTAGTCACATTTTATCATTTTGTGAAATTGAGAAGATGCCAGTCCAAAATCAGCTCAAGCAGTGA